CACGGGAAGCGCAGAAACAGATCGGGAAAGGGGAGCAGCAGGAGGCaaagaacaaacacaaaaatgaaagaaacagccaaaaagggatgaggaaaggaaatggcGTGAAAACACAAATCCACACAGGCGGTAAACATAATCATCACAACATttgaaatgtaaaaaaaagtattggTAGTTGTACAGTTTCATCCAACTTGCTTTGTATATTGCCGCGCCGTATTCACATAaaaacttttctttccttgcaATAGTTAATCAATGGCTGTTGTGCACTGAATTTGGACCGTGAAAAGAAATTTTACAACCCCTATAAACTacacctccccctccctaGTACAGAACGTCACCATCGCCGTCCTCACTAGCATTGTCCTCCACGTCAAGCTCATCGaaatcatcgtcatcgtcgtcgtaatcgtcatcatcatcctcgTCATCATCCTCGTCATCGTTGTCCCCGCTAGCACTCGATTCACAGTCTTCGCCAACATCTCCAGCCACAACCTGGTcgtcatcgtcgtcatcGTCGTCGTCATCGTCGTCATTGGACGATTCATCATCACTGATTACTCCGTGAAGCGTTGAACCGCTGACTGCCGGCGGAGCATCACCTAACCGCGGTTGCAGACTAAGTGTACGAAGCACCTCCGCCCGAAGCTCAGCCAGCGACACGTTGAACGAACAGGACTTTTCACGATTCATGCCCTTCTGATCTGTACGTCGCTCCTTCCGCGTCGCAAGAGCGTACGAACCTCCAAAATTTGCAATTATATGTGTCTGAATACCATCGGATGAGCCAGCTGTTGCAAGAATAAGCCATGCTCGCTCAACTAGAGCCCTGTAGCCCGAGGAGCTGTCACTGAAGTTTGTCGAGAGAAGTCCAACACCACGGGCAAGCCGAGCCCCCATGTTCTCGAAATGACGAGTGCCGTAGGAAACTTCCCTCAGGGTAGTTCCACTAACGCCCTCAAACGCATTGGCCTTCGATTGCTGTCGCTGGTCGTGGTAATCCCCAGGTTTCATCAATCCTCGCATGTTACAACCGGGTAAGCCCTCAATGGCATCGTCCAACCCTCCCATCATCGTTGCCTCCAGAGTGTAGCTCATGCGTATCCCAAACTGGCGATACATCACTACCCTCCCTGTGTGTCGTTTACTCTTCTGCACCGCGAAAGAGCACTGCGGCAGGGAGAAAGCTGCGGAAAGCTGACTCAGCAAAATGGGTAGCAACTTCTCAGGGGTGACTGAATCTGCAGCCGGAGACGCGGTGGAATTTAGAGACTGCTTGCGATTATTGGACGAAGGGATCGAGTAAGCCGACCCCACAGTACCAGGGATTGACGCAGGCAATTTCACAGCGGGCCTCTTCTTAGACGTTGCGACCGAGCGCATGCAACCGTACATCAAGAAATTTTTTGAACGTGAGTGACCATGAAGATCCACAAATAGTGGTACGCGGCGCTGCTCCTTCTCAATAATGTGCCGCGCAATTTGCTTCAACGAATACACTACTGGGTTGGTCGCTGGATTTGGATTCGCGTAGTCACGGTTAAGGTCGGCACCGCCAATTGAGCAGCGGTGATTTCCCAGAACGACACCATCAGGATTCAGCATGGGGATAACCTTCCACACATATCGGTTACGAAGGGCATGAGAATTATCTCGATTAGACAACAGGAAAGACATAAGACCGCGAAGGACCCAACTGGAGTTGCTCTCCCCTGGATGAACACGGGCTGTAACAAGTAGAACAGGACGTTCCTTTATGGGTCTGAACTCCTCTGGATCCATATTGCTCGAACCGAGCTTCCTCTCCCTCGGCGTTTCCGCCACCTCTGTGTGAATAGCACTACTGTCGTCCTCAACGCCAACATTGCCACGGATGTCACTTGCTGTCAGCGTCAAAATGGGCACGGGAAGTCCACCAGGAGTGCAACACAGCTCCTGCACCGCaaacagaagggaaggaCCAAACACCGCGCTTGCTTGAAGCTTCCACCGCTCAACGTCGGACAGTAGGTTCGAGTAGGTGTACGGGTAACAGTTTGCGATAAACACGCATCCCTTCCTCTCAGGAAACTGGATACTGAAACTGAGCGTATAGCAATGTGACGGTTCCTCCTTCCGTTGTGACGAGCGTTTCTTGTTCGttgccttctttttctttggtctATCAGAGCTCTGCTGTTTATTACTATTCTTTGGTCCCTCGCCTTCCTCCACCGACGGTGCAGGGGAGTTGTCGACAGCAGGAGTCGTGGTGGAGCGGGCCGGCCGCTGATAACTGTTCCTGTAGTAAAAGATGTCGTGCCCACAGTGCTTCCATTGTGGAGCTTGCGATGCCGCCCCCATAGAACCTGATGACTCAAAGAACAACATAAGGGGTTGTTGCCCTTCATTGAAAGTTGAACTGGATTTCTCCATGTTGAGAATGTTAAAATGGTACGTCGCCCCAGGTGCGTAATCCTCCACACTGAAGCAGAACCACTGAACATGACAATTTGTATTAGTATCTGGGCTTAACACAAGATCGTACTCCATGTCATCGACAGCGATCGCGCGCTGTAGGTTACCGCTCTCAAAATTGGACCTAAACTTTAAAACGCCTTTGAAATCCCCGGACGGAAGCGGCGGAGGGAACCTCAGCGAACTCTCTAACCTCTTCGCCTCCCTGTCACACATATTAAATACATCCTGCGGTTGTGACGCCACGGTCAACGGTGGCCTCTCGTAGACAACACAATCAGAAAATCGCGGACACATGCTCAAACGCCCTATTAGTCGTTTCATCACTCGTACTCGCGTCTCCAAAGATGGCTGCAGAAGCAGCTTCGGCTGTTCATCGAGGGAAAGGGAGTAATCGCTGCTCAACACGGGGTGTTCCGCTGCCGGACGATCCGATGAGACAAATTCTTGACATAATGGTATGCCTTCGTCAAAAAAATCCCAGGGCAACCCATTTGGGGCGGTAAATGTAGACGGAATATGTGCTGCTCCAGCCATCGCCGAAGCATTTGCAGGCGGGAGCAGAGACATATATCCCCTGGCACACCTGTCAACGCGCAACTctggagaaaagaaactaGGTTCCGCGTCCACCAGAGGGGGCGCGTGCACTTCGGTCGCAACCTTTGCGCCCGGAGGGAGATGAATATGCGACAGGGAATCCTCCTGTTCCCCCCGTGCCTTCCGCTGATGCTGAGGGAGCAAAGGCAGGGTAGGAACAACACGCACTGTGGAAGAGACTTGCTCAACACATTGCAGCACACTTAACTCGCCAGGAAGAGTAACGATGCCAAAAAGTTTGTAAAATCCCAAGAACAGCTTGTGCCAATGTGTTGCGGGGTGCTTCATGGCCTCAGAAGCGGCCACAGCCCCAGACACAAGCGAAGAGAGCGCCCCTGACTCATCATGCAACTGTTCATTGCAGCCAGCATCCATTTCAGTCACAACATGCAAAACGTCAAGAGCCGAAAGCATAAGATCTCCATTTTCTGCATGTAGTGTGCTGAACGCAATTAGAAGATCGACAACGCGCTGTTGCCGAGCCACCTCTAGTCCCCGTTTGCTGCGCTTCATATTGCAACAAAGTCTAGAAAGCAGCTCTACTGACCATAAGCCAAGTGCTTCTATGCACCTGTCAAGGGGAGTGTGAACCGTACGTTGCGAGGCAGGGGATTGAACGAGATGACTTTGCACCATTCTCCCAACCTGAATGGAAAGTGTAACGCCTTGCAAACACATGGATTCGGCAATCGAAGAACACGCTGACAATTGATAAAATGCAACAAACATATGCAACAGAGCATCGGAAATATTCTTGACGCACCCGACTGCGGCCATGCGCTGGTGGTAATTAACGCTAGGGAGGGAAGTGACACTATGAGAAGCGATAGAATCCTCGCCGGAGATATCCATGTTGGTCAACATCTTCTGAATTGTTGCAAAGAGTTGCCTTGACGCGCGCAAAAGTAGAGACAGAAGCCTTAAACGCCGCACCGCGCTAAGCACCTTTCCACTCACCGTCCCACATAACCCCATCAGTAGCGCCACCGCCTCATATACGCGCACGGGCCCCAGCGAACGCAAGGGTATGGTATGAAACACTAAATTTTGCACCTCCTGCCCTCCAGACTCGCTGTCACAGTAATCATCATCAGCCAAGTTACGCGAATCCTTACGTGGATTGTCCCAGCGGACCTTGAGTGCGTCCGTGAATGCGGGATCGTACACCTTAAGAATAGAGTCGCACAACCTGGGAAGCTGCAGCCGAgcacacaaacgcacaaCGCGTTTGCGGCGCCGCGAAGGCAGCGAACGAAGCAAATTGAAAACCAAAGTTAATGCACTACATGCGGCGTTCTCGTCTGAAAGGACCAGTTCAGAGTCCAACACATCCATCAAGATGCGCCATGAAGAGTTCTTCTTGTTGCACAATGCTTGCCAACCATTCTTCACAACTCGGGGTCGCCCGTTTGAATGCAGTGCGCCCCCGGAAAAGAACCACTGATGCAACTCATATATGTGACTGTAGAGACTAAGTCCAGCCGTCACAGACAGACTACCAAACCCACCACCAAAACTGGACGCGGCGACGTTCCCACTCTCACTTAGCAATTTTCCACTAAAGGAGGTGCACGCAACACGCATCTGGCGTAAATACATACTGACTACCGAGTTTCCCCTGCTAGAAACCGACCGAACAGCTGCGGCAACGGAGCGCCCGTTGTCGAGGCCCGCAGCAGTAATTTGCCCGGGAGAATACATCATCTTGACAGGCGCTATCCACAACACGGGTGGAAAAGGGTCCCGAAGAGTTGGTTGTTGCCCAACATCTCCATTACTTTTGGCGACGTGTTTCGTAGAGTGCTTCGACATCGCCGCCTTACTTCCTCCCCTCACCGGGGACCGCCTCGAGCACGAGGTCGCCATGGTGCCGTTGGCTTTGCAGGGTTCGAG
This region of Trypanosoma brucei gambiense DAL972 chromosome 10, complete sequence genomic DNA includes:
- a CDS encoding metallo-peptidase, Clan MC, Family M14, producing MARVCKREKKEVKCGEGCGRGRSSTGALLEPCKANGTMATSCSRRSPVRGGSKAAMSKHSTKHVAKSNGDVGQQPTLRDPFPPVLWIAPVKMMYSPGQITAAGLDNGRSVAAAVRSVSSRGNSVVSMYLRQMRVACTSFSGKLLSESGNVAASSFGGGFGSLSVTAGLSLYSHIYELHQWFFSGGALHSNGRPRVVKNGWQALCNKKNSSWRILMDVLDSELVLSDENAACSALTLVFNLLRSLPSRRRKRVVRLCARLQLPRLCDSILKVYDPAFTDALKVRWDNPRKDSRNLADDDYCDSESGGQEVQNLVFHTIPLRSLGPVRVYEAVALLMGLCGTVSGKVLSAVRRLRLLSLLLRASRQLFATIQKMLTNMDISGEDSIASHSVTSLPSVNYHQRMAAVGCVKNISDALLHMFVAFYQLSACSSIAESMCLQGVTLSIQVGRMVQSHLVQSPASQRTVHTPLDRCIEALGLWSVELLSRLCCNMKRSKRGLEVARQQRVVDLLIAFSTLHAENGDLMLSALDVLHVVTEMDAGCNEQLHDESGALSSLVSGAVAASEAMKHPATHWHKLFLGFYKLFGIVTLPGELSVLQCVEQVSSTVRVVPTLPLLPQHQRKARGEQEDSLSHIHLPPGAKVATEVHAPPLVDAEPSFFSPELRVDRCARGYMSLLPPANASAMAGAAHIPSTFTAPNGLPWDFFDEGIPLCQEFVSSDRPAAEHPVLSSDYSLSLDEQPKLLLQPSLETRVRVMKRLIGRLSMCPRFSDCVVYERPPLTVASQPQDVFNMCDREAKRLESSLRFPPPLPSGDFKGVLKFRSNFESGNLQRAIAVDDMEYDLVLSPDTNTNCHVQWFCFSVEDYAPGATYHFNILNMEKSSSTFNEGQQPLMLFFESSGSMGAASQAPQWKHCGHDIFYYRNSYQRPARSTTTPAVDNSPAPSVEEGEGPKNSNKQQSSDRPKKKKATNKKRSSQRKEEPSHCYTLSFSIQFPERKGCVFIANCYPYTYSNLLSDVERWKLQASAVFGPSLLFAVQELCCTPGGLPVPILTLTASDIRGNVGVEDDSSAIHTEVAETPRERKLGSSNMDPEEFRPIKERPVLLVTARVHPGESNSSWVLRGLMSFLLSNRDNSHALRNRYVWKVIPMLNPDGVVLGNHRCSIGGADLNRDYANPNPATNPVVYSLKQIARHIIEKEQRRVPLFVDLHGHSRSKNFLMYGCMRSVATSKKRPAVKLPASIPGTVGSAYSIPSSNNRKQSLNSTASPAADSVTPEKLLPILLSQLSAAFSLPQCSFAVQKSKRHTGRVVMYRQFGIRMSYTLEATMMGGLDDAIEGLPGCNMRGLMKPGDYHDQRQQSKANAFEGVSGTTLREVSYGTRHFENMGARLARGVGLLSTNFSDSSSGYRALVERAWLILATAGSSDGIQTHIIANFGGSYALATRKERRTDQKGMNREKSCSFNVSLAELRAEVLRTLSLQPRLGDAPPAVSGSTLHGVISDDESSNDDDDDDDDDDDDQVVAGDVGEDCESSASGDNDDEDDDEDDDDDYDDDDDDFDELDVEDNASEDGDGDVLY